A window of the Pungitius pungitius chromosome 3, fPunPun2.1, whole genome shotgun sequence genome harbors these coding sequences:
- the LOC119214549 gene encoding uncharacterized protein LOC119214549 has translation MLLRVIISAQDIRKLRLDSVPDSVHSLKLVLKNKLQLRSPFDLQYEDEDFKDFCNLTCVDDLPKDKVTLQVVFCPVSSDSSLDTLGSAVPSSPAASSSAHSSPTTSSSLSSQTEGFAGQRSQHWPTHFPIPTFSYDVELRQGNGAFKESGALLSISKDMKSQILLKLAETIYSFMTYPTLEHYGCVAKALVEKHPCLTEPGSTSGWYGWKHSIKFKMGNYRQKLKAVSCREMEVNSEKRGAGDTRGKRNKVKKPRRSETNFLPDLPQGRDSRSLEEDREKMVQEMRKTTPNLAYIDNAMNATYALRRQEIVEEEPPVAEMSQMACPFY, from the coding sequence ATGCTGTTGCGTGTGATCATTTCAGCACAGGACATTAGAAAGCTCCGCTTGGACTCTGTTCCAGATTCGGTTCACAGCCTGAAACTGGtgttgaaaaacaaactgcagttaCGCTCTCCATTTGACCTTCAATATGAAGATGAGGATTTCAAAGACTTCTGTAACCTCACGTGTGTTGACGATCTACCAAAAGACAAGGTGACATTGCAAGTCGTTTTCTGCCCTGTCTCTTCGGACTCAAGTTTGGACACTTTAGGCTCTGCTGTACCATCATCTCCGGCAGCATCCTCTTCAGCTCATTCATCTCCGACGACGTCCTCTTCATTGAGCAGCCAAACGGAGGGCTTTGCGGGTCAACGTTCACAGCACTGGCCAACTCATTTTCCCATTCCCACCTTCTCATATGATGTTGAGCTCAGGCAGGGCAATGGTGCTTTTAAAGAAAGTGGAGCACTTCTATCCATTTCAAAGGACATGAAGTCTCAGATTCTGCTCAAACTTGCTGAAACAATATATTCATTCATGACCTACCCTACACTTGAACATTATGGATGTGTAGCCAAGGCACTTGTTGAAAAACATCCTTGCCTTACAGAACCTGGCTCCACATCTGGATGGTATGGATGGAAACACAGCATAAAGTTCAAGATGGGCAATTACAGACAGAAATTAAAAGCTGTGAGCTGCCGAGAAATGGAGGTTAATTCTGAGAAAAGAGGTGCTGGGGACACGCGAGGGAAGAGAAACAAAGTCAAGAAACCTAGACGGTCTGAAACAAATTTTCTTCCAGATCTCCCCCAGGGAAGAGACAGCAGAAGTCTTGAAGAAGATAGAGAAAAGATGGTCCAGGAGATGAGAAAAACAACCCCAAACCTAGCCTACATTGATAATGCAATGAATGCCACATACGCACTGAGAAGACAGGAGATCGTTGAAGAGGAGCCACCTGTGGCCGAAATGAGTCAGATGGCCTGCCCTTTTTACTGA